One part of the Salmo salar unplaced genomic scaffold, Ssal_v3.1, whole genome shotgun sequence genome encodes these proteins:
- the LOC106590963 gene encoding E3 ubiquitin-protein ligase TRIM47: MAQQGVLLDQDQFCCSVCLDLLKEPVTIPCGHSYCRSCIEDCWDKDVLKGVYSCPQCRETFTPRPNLRKNNMLAEMVEKLRKTGLQAAPPPALCCAGPGDVACDVCTGTRKRKALMSCLPCLASYCETHLLSHYESPALKKHKLVKATAQLQEKICSHHDKLLEVYCRTDQQCICYQCVMDEHKGHDTVSAAAERTEKQRQLEMSQQKVQQRFQEREKELKELQQAVKSLKRSALAAVKDSDKIFTELIRSIERRRSEVKELILAQEKAQVSQAEGLLEQLKQEIAELRKRSTELEQLSHTEDHIHFLQIPVSSHWTQTQHTHASLCLKGTESIIDQLVGSALIDVFSVTWSCMENGPGTKGQFRTSQPTTSWNHLLSTKVYGLVSQTQMNPSPGLKSMFNVDVQESGPKCVIFHPPILLSPATLNLSSRWCY, encoded by the exons ATGGCTCagcagggagttctgctggaccaggaccagttctgttgttctgtctgtctggatctactgaaggaaccggtcaccatcccctgtggacacagttactgtaggagctgtattgaggaCTGCTGGGAtaaggatgttctgaaaggggtctatagctgtcctcagtgcagagagaccttcactccaaggcctaatctgaggaaaaataacatgttggctgagatggtggagaaactgaggaagacaggactccaggctgctccccctcctgctctgtgctgtgctggacctggagatgtggcgtgtgatgtctgcactgggaccagaaagcggaaagccctcatgtcctgtctgccatgtctggcctcttactgtgagactcacctcctaTCTCACTATgaatctcctgctttgaagaagcacaagctggtcaaagccaccgcacaactacaagagaagatctgctctcatcatgacaaactgctggaggtttactgtcgtaccgatcagcagtgtatctgttatcagtgtgtgatggatgaacataaaggccatgatacagtgtcagctgcagcagagaggactgagaaacag aggcagctggagatgagtcagcagaaggtccagcagagattccaggagagagagaaggagctgaaggagctccaacaggctgtgaagtctctcaag cgctctgcacTGGCAGCAGTGAAGGACAGTGAtaagatctttactgagctgatccgctccattgagagaaggcgctctgaggtgaaggagctgattttagcccaagagaaggctcaagtgagtcaagctgaaggactcctggagcaactgaagcaggagatagctgagctgaggaagagaagcactgagctggagcagctctcacacacagaggatcacatccatttcctccag attcctgtcagctcacactggacccaaacacagcacacacacgcctctctctgtctaaaaggaacagaaag TATCATTGATCAGCTTGTAGGCTCGGCCCTAATTGATGTGTTCTCTGTCACCTGGAGCTGCATGGAAAATGGTCCAGGAACAAAAGGACAATTCAGGACTAGTCAGCCCACTACAAGCTGGAATCACTTACTTTCTACTAAAGTATATggtctggtttcccagacacagatgaatcctagtcctggactaaaaagcatgttcaatgtagatgtccaggaaagcggccctaaatgtgtcatctttcatcctcccatactgctcagtccagcaacattaaacctgtccagcaggtggtgctattga